The following proteins are co-located in the Deinococcus aquaedulcis genome:
- a CDS encoding acyl-CoA thioesterase, translating into MSRTFVSVLRVRYAETDAMGVAHHATYPVWFEVARTDAMHALGLPYREVEARGYYLMLSGLNVEYRRAARYDDELQIHATLSAVRSRTLTFSYEVRRAGELLATGETRHIATDHTYRPARLPDDLLALLGPS; encoded by the coding sequence GTGAGCCGCACCTTTGTTTCGGTGCTGCGGGTGCGCTACGCCGAAACCGACGCCATGGGGGTGGCGCACCACGCCACCTATCCGGTGTGGTTCGAGGTGGCCCGTACCGACGCCATGCACGCCCTGGGCCTGCCGTACCGCGAGGTGGAAGCGCGCGGCTATTACCTGATGCTCTCGGGTCTGAACGTGGAATACCGCCGCGCCGCCCGCTACGACGACGAACTGCAGATTCACGCGACCCTCAGCGCGGTGCGGTCGCGCACGCTGACCTTCAGCTACGAGGTCCGCCGGGCGGGCGAGCTGCTGGCGACCGGCGAAACCCGCCACATCGCCACCGATCACACCTACCGCCCCGCCCGGCTGCCAGACGACCTGCTCGCGCTGCTGGGGCCCAGCTAA
- a CDS encoding ribosome-binding factor A → MKPEQVQAQLTRVLSDAIAGLRDPRVPMIVTVERVTVTPDYGLARVYVSAMSGDMDELLDALRGARGHLQRQVAEHVRMRRTPTLEFHAAGDRW, encoded by the coding sequence ATGAAGCCGGAGCAGGTGCAGGCACAACTGACGCGGGTGCTGAGTGACGCGATTGCCGGGCTGCGCGATCCCCGCGTGCCCATGATCGTGACCGTGGAGCGCGTGACGGTCACGCCCGATTACGGGCTGGCGCGGGTGTACGTGAGTGCCATGTCCGGCGACATGGACGAGCTGCTTGACGCCCTGCGCGGCGCCCGGGGGCACCTGCAGCGGCAGGTGGCCGAGCACGTACGCATGCGCCGCACGCCCACGCTGGAGTTCCATGCCGCCGGGGACCGTTGGTGA